From the Bacteroidia bacterium genome, one window contains:
- a CDS encoding alpha/beta fold hydrolase, with the protein MLPAFYTDDDAGIPLLLCHAFPLNAAMWEAQRHSLAEYCRMITFDLPGFGRGGPAVPSMSMRDCADMAVALLDHLGIEKAIIGGCSMGGYIALAVLRHHPGRVLGLLLANTRASADSDEGKSGRMEQIARIGDGGLALVLDGLLPRLVGESTKEVAPEVVTLVRELSRTATAEGCMAMLRAMAEREDSRALLSSCRMPVCSIGGAEDMLIPAAEAEQIAALAPESELHVIPNAGHLSNLERPVRFAIAVRHFLSRFS; encoded by the coding sequence ATGCTGCCCGCTTTCTACACCGATGATGATGCCGGCATCCCGCTTCTGCTCTGTCACGCATTTCCGCTGAACGCGGCAATGTGGGAAGCGCAACGACACTCGCTTGCGGAATACTGCCGCATGATCACCTTTGATCTTCCCGGCTTCGGCAGGGGCGGCCCGGCCGTGCCCTCCATGAGCATGCGCGATTGTGCGGATATGGCAGTGGCCCTGCTGGATCACCTCGGCATCGAGAAGGCGATTATTGGTGGCTGCTCCATGGGCGGTTACATAGCCTTGGCGGTCCTGCGGCATCATCCCGGGCGCGTCCTCGGTCTGCTGCTGGCCAACACCCGCGCCTCCGCAGACAGCGACGAGGGAAAAAGCGGAAGAATGGAACAGATCGCGCGCATTGGAGACGGCGGACTTGCATTGGTACTGGACGGCTTGCTTCCGCGACTTGTAGGCGAGAGCACGAAAGAGGTAGCCCCCGAGGTGGTGACGCTCGTGCGGGAGCTATCGCGCACTGCGACCGCGGAGGGCTGCATGGCCATGCTGCGGGCCATGGCTGAGCGTGAGGACTCCCGTGCACTCCTGTCCTCATGCCGCATGCCGGTCTGTTCCATCGGTGGTGCCGAAGACATGCTCATACCAGCCGCGGAGGCGGAGCAAATCGCCGCGCTCGCACCGGAATCGGAGCTCCATGTGATCCCCAACGCCGGCCATTTGAGTAACCTCGAGCGACCCGTGCGTTTCGCCATTGCCGTGCGTCATTTTCTTTCGCGCTTCTCCTGA
- a CDS encoding sulfite exporter TauE/SafE family protein produces the protein MSPLTFLLVMLAGVITGLLGALLGIGGGIFLIPVLVLGFGLPMHEAVAASVITIIATSSASASVYVDKGISNIRLGMSLEVMTTVGAVLGGLVANVLPGDVLRRIFGTFLFVIAGLMISKLRTGAKADVHYDPALAIHGRYRDEAEGRMVEYSVRRLPASMLVSLLAGKLSGLLGVGGGLIKVPVMHMVSGVPMKAATATSNFMIGVTAAASAFIYFSHGHVNPLFTAAAVLGVLGGSLLGTRLGAKIRSVYIMLLFILLLLATAIRMLF, from the coding sequence ATGTCTCCACTCACCTTTCTTCTCGTGATGCTCGCCGGCGTAATCACCGGATTGCTTGGTGCTTTACTCGGTATAGGCGGCGGCATCTTCCTTATACCGGTTCTGGTGCTCGGCTTCGGTTTGCCCATGCATGAGGCCGTTGCAGCGAGTGTGATCACCATCATCGCAACGTCCAGCGCCTCCGCGTCGGTGTATGTGGACAAAGGCATCAGCAATATCCGGCTTGGGATGTCGCTGGAAGTGATGACGACCGTCGGCGCGGTACTTGGCGGACTTGTGGCAAACGTGTTGCCCGGGGACGTGCTCCGCAGGATTTTCGGCACCTTTTTGTTCGTCATCGCCGGATTGATGATCAGCAAGTTGCGCACCGGCGCAAAGGCGGATGTGCACTATGATCCGGCGCTTGCGATCCATGGCCGGTATCGCGACGAAGCGGAAGGCCGCATGGTGGAATACAGTGTGCGCCGCTTACCGGCAAGCATGCTCGTTTCCCTGCTTGCCGGAAAGTTGAGTGGGCTGCTCGGGGTGGGAGGAGGTTTGATCAAGGTGCCTGTAATGCACATGGTATCCGGTGTCCCGATGAAGGCCGCCACGGCCACAAGTAATTTCATGATCGGTGTCACAGCGGCGGCGAGTGCATTTATCTATTTCTCGCACGGACATGTCAATCCGCTTTTTACGGCTGCGGCGGTGCTGGGAGTACTCGGCGGCTCGCTGTTGGGCACGCGTCTCGGCGCAAAAATCCGTTCCGTGTACATTATGCTGCTTTTTATCCTGCTTCTCCTCGCCACAGCGATACGGATGTTGTTCTGA
- a CDS encoding DASS family sodium-coupled anion symporter has product MSKGNAIQTPSMMRRLGLLLGAVAFLAIALLPEPAGLGREGKMALASAALLALWWMTEALPIPVTSLLPLLLFPLLGVLDMQSAAAPYSDQLVFLFLGGFILALGVERSGLHRRIALHVIGRIGASESRLVLGFMLATAALSMWISNTATVMLMLPIAMAVLSNTGSRHSPSARGFSPALLLGIAYAASIGGTATLIGTPPNIVLAGVMRKLYPNGPEISFVQWMLFGVPLAALFLPLVWILLVRILPGTRVHSAVASRETHSSVRRELETLGPMHPAEKKVLLLFLFTALGWVFRSPIDLGSFRLPGISDMLPQVTDATIAVTSAVVLFFLNGDRDQRLLTWKDVQSGVPWGILLLFGGGFSLAEAMRSSGVTLYLGGLIQGMHTVPTFVVVLSVCLLLTFLTELTSNTATASILVPVMAAAAVALGEHPLLLALPAALNASFAFMLPVATPPNAIVFSTSLVSIRTMALTGFVFNLLGVVLVALLLYALGFEVFGIVPDTVPVWAR; this is encoded by the coding sequence ATGAGTAAAGGGAACGCTATTCAAACCCCTTCCATGATGCGGCGGCTCGGCCTGCTTCTTGGCGCGGTCGCGTTTCTCGCAATCGCTCTCCTGCCGGAGCCGGCAGGACTCGGGCGCGAGGGGAAAATGGCCCTTGCTTCCGCTGCACTCCTCGCGCTCTGGTGGATGACAGAGGCCCTGCCCATACCGGTCACCTCCCTGCTGCCGTTACTGCTCTTCCCTCTCCTCGGTGTTCTGGATATGCAAAGCGCCGCCGCACCGTATTCGGATCAGCTTGTCTTCCTATTTCTGGGTGGCTTCATACTCGCTCTGGGTGTCGAGCGCAGCGGATTGCACAGACGTATCGCGCTGCACGTCATCGGGCGCATCGGCGCGAGCGAATCCCGTCTGGTGCTCGGTTTCATGCTGGCGACGGCCGCGCTGTCCATGTGGATATCGAATACCGCCACCGTCATGCTCATGCTTCCCATCGCTATGGCAGTGCTCTCGAACACCGGCTCTCGCCATTCGCCTTCCGCACGTGGCTTTTCCCCTGCGCTGTTGCTTGGTATCGCCTACGCCGCCAGTATCGGTGGCACGGCCACACTCATCGGCACTCCGCCGAACATCGTCCTTGCAGGCGTGATGCGCAAGCTCTATCCGAACGGACCGGAAATCAGCTTCGTCCAGTGGATGCTGTTCGGTGTCCCCCTGGCCGCGCTGTTCCTTCCGCTGGTCTGGATTCTGCTGGTACGCATTCTGCCGGGCACGCGTGTGCACAGCGCGGTCGCCTCTCGAGAGACGCATTCATCCGTGCGACGGGAGCTGGAAACACTCGGGCCCATGCACCCCGCGGAAAAAAAGGTGCTGCTGCTATTCCTGTTCACCGCATTGGGCTGGGTATTCCGTTCTCCGATTGACCTCGGATCGTTCCGCCTCCCTGGTATCAGTGATATGCTCCCACAGGTGACGGACGCAACCATCGCTGTCACATCCGCGGTAGTACTGTTTTTCCTCAATGGTGACCGGGACCAGCGACTGCTGACATGGAAGGACGTGCAGTCTGGCGTACCCTGGGGAATACTGTTGCTGTTTGGCGGAGGATTCTCGCTCGCGGAGGCCATGCGCAGCAGCGGGGTCACGTTATATCTCGGTGGCTTGATACAGGGCATGCACACGGTTCCGACGTTCGTGGTGGTTCTCTCCGTCTGCCTGCTTCTCACCTTCCTCACCGAATTGACGTCCAATACCGCGACAGCCAGTATACTGGTCCCCGTCATGGCGGCAGCGGCTGTTGCACTCGGCGAGCATCCGTTGCTGCTGGCACTTCCGGCCGCGCTGAACGCGTCCTTCGCCTTCATGCTGCCGGTGGCGACACCGCCGAATGCCATAGTGTTCTCCACCTCCCTTGTGAGTATTCGGACCATGGCACTGACGGGTTTTGTCTTTAATCTGCTGGGTGTCGTGCTCGTCGCCTTGCTGTTGTACGCGCTGGGTTTCGAGGTATTCGGCATCGTTCCCGATACCGTCCCGGTATGGGCGCGGTAA
- a CDS encoding DUF1634 domain-containing protein, producing the protein MAPHDHDMDHRREHSVSRLLRAGIIASGVFLLLGFVLYAAQPRWYTVADPAAMWRSLLKGEDVSPLNPFIHLYLGLFLLMLTPIARVAMTAWMFARERDSRYTTISLLVLFVLLGSIALSLFTH; encoded by the coding sequence ATGGCCCCGCATGATCATGACATGGACCACCGCCGCGAGCACAGCGTCAGCCGGCTCCTGCGCGCCGGCATCATCGCCAGCGGTGTGTTTTTACTGCTCGGCTTCGTGCTCTATGCCGCGCAGCCGCGCTGGTACACCGTCGCGGATCCTGCGGCAATGTGGCGTTCGCTGCTGAAAGGGGAGGATGTTTCACCTCTCAACCCGTTCATCCATCTCTACCTCGGCCTTTTTCTCCTGATGCTGACGCCCATCGCACGCGTCGCGATGACGGCTTGGATGTTCGCGCGGGAGAGAGATTCCCGGTACACAACAATCTCGCTGCTCGTCCTCTTCGTGTTGCTCGGGAGCATTGCTCTCTCGCTTTTTACCCACTGA
- a CDS encoding T9SS type A sorting domain-containing protein gives MNAKQFERNRPYVSLGCLSLLLITLLSVNAVAQQDFDFPIPGEKDRFVYANDEGTPTGLLCRYSDHWQSFAFRELRKGFDGYTYVGPMLTDSNGVVFLDGPSFRDLVFCPLRRPATAVVRFDGMEWTWHAFDTTVFGRSISAITYRSGFGLAQRVRTVGEYYGLLYDRDKGEVLRLNSAVIGGIPYNRETVARAYVSICGDRMMQYRVQYSGGSYSYRSYYHSGDRIENGIRYAVHPLFRSPLTQQPFPYGIHVTAGPGGVSIIGGGVIIPATVSIGDLIAYDYFITDTASMQFGGGLKRVLTAGTLSGYAYGVYAQVSIVENVGVLRSFGGNMEYSWNDALVYYTGCGESWGTPVSVPGEKPTLTHISLSVSPSPSSAEHGHATVRISSPASGEAALHVTDVLGKRVHEERFRIDEGSNPVYLGIGGYTSGMYIVSVTMAGERAWTKLLVR, from the coding sequence ATGAATGCCAAACAGTTCGAGCGAAACAGGCCATACGTTTCATTGGGGTGTCTGTCGCTGCTCCTCATAACGCTATTGTCCGTGAATGCGGTAGCACAGCAGGACTTCGACTTCCCCATACCGGGTGAGAAAGACCGCTTCGTGTACGCAAACGATGAAGGCACTCCGACGGGGCTGCTTTGCCGCTACAGCGATCACTGGCAATCGTTTGCATTTAGGGAACTGCGGAAGGGATTCGATGGATACACGTACGTCGGACCGATGCTTACGGACAGCAACGGGGTGGTGTTTCTCGATGGACCATCCTTTCGTGATCTCGTATTCTGTCCGCTGCGGAGGCCTGCAACGGCGGTTGTCCGTTTTGACGGTATGGAATGGACCTGGCACGCGTTCGATACCACCGTGTTCGGTCGGAGCATTTCCGCGATAACGTATCGAAGCGGCTTCGGGCTGGCGCAGAGGGTCAGGACTGTCGGCGAGTATTATGGCCTGCTCTACGACCGTGACAAGGGCGAGGTGCTGCGACTCAACAGCGCGGTGATCGGAGGCATACCTTACAATCGGGAGACTGTAGCACGTGCCTATGTTTCCATCTGTGGAGACCGGATGATGCAATACCGGGTCCAGTATTCAGGAGGAAGCTATTCGTACAGGTCGTACTATCATTCCGGTGATCGTATTGAAAACGGGATCCGTTATGCCGTGCATCCGCTTTTCCGGTCTCCGCTCACCCAACAACCTTTTCCCTACGGAATTCACGTAACGGCCGGTCCGGGAGGTGTTAGCATTATTGGTGGCGGAGTCATCATTCCTGCGACGGTGAGTATCGGAGACTTGATCGCCTACGACTACTTTATCACCGATACCGCTTCGATGCAATTTGGTGGAGGGCTGAAGCGTGTACTCACGGCTGGAACGCTATCCGGATATGCGTATGGAGTGTACGCGCAGGTGAGCATTGTGGAGAATGTCGGGGTGTTGCGTTCTTTTGGCGGCAACATGGAATATTCCTGGAACGACGCACTGGTGTATTACACCGGTTGCGGAGAAAGCTGGGGCACACCGGTCTCGGTGCCGGGTGAAAAGCCCACGCTTACGCACATATCGCTGTCAGTATCTCCATCTCCTTCCTCCGCGGAGCATGGCCACGCAACCGTCCGGATCAGCTCCCCCGCATCGGGAGAGGCGGCACTGCACGTGACAGACGTGCTCGGCAAACGCGTACACGAAGAACGCTTCCGCATCGATGAAGGCAGCAATCCGGTGTATCTGGGAATCGGCGGCTACACTTCGGGCATGTACATCGTGTCGGTGACAATGGCTGGCGAGAGGGCCTGGACGAAGCTGCTGGTCCGTTAG
- a CDS encoding DUF3365 domain-containing protein translates to MKRTSLFLSSVLIVGLAACSGSHPGVEEQAAASRKAQQTADRLTGALLGELTAAMKEGGPIRAIQYCSENAQNLTNAIGKEMGVSVRRVTIKPRNPLDVPDEWERGILERFDTAARQGLLKADIHEDEIMKMDGRLVMRSMKPILIKQPCLMCHGTGRDIPGDVEQLLKTRYPEDQATGYVVGDFRGAVSVIVPLDN, encoded by the coding sequence ATGAAACGCACATCACTCTTCTTGTCAAGCGTACTGATCGTTGGCCTCGCCGCGTGCAGCGGTAGCCATCCCGGCGTGGAAGAACAAGCGGCCGCGTCACGGAAGGCCCAACAAACGGCCGATCGTCTTACGGGTGCCCTGCTGGGCGAGCTGACTGCCGCAATGAAGGAGGGGGGACCGATCCGGGCAATCCAGTATTGTTCCGAAAATGCGCAGAATCTTACCAATGCCATCGGCAAGGAGATGGGTGTGTCTGTGCGGCGTGTCACGATCAAACCGCGAAATCCGCTCGATGTGCCGGATGAATGGGAACGCGGGATACTCGAACGCTTTGACACTGCCGCGCGCCAGGGTCTGCTCAAAGCGGATATTCATGAGGACGAGATCATGAAAATGGATGGACGCCTGGTCATGCGGTCCATGAAACCCATCCTGATCAAACAACCCTGTTTGATGTGTCATGGTACGGGACGGGATATACCGGGGGACGTCGAACAGCTTCTGAAAACACGCTATCCGGAGGATCAGGCAACCGGTTATGTGGTCGGAGATTTTCGCGGCGCTGTCAGCGTCATCGTCCCTCTCGACAACTGA
- a CDS encoding NapC/NirT family cytochrome c translates to MRKLPDSVYNPISLIGATIALVMLGSILVFFLMDVMGYTQSPYLGIFTYMLLPGVMVMGLLLIPAGIWLEKRRQRKHKGEARRYMVLDLNQNRHRTAVMVFTVGTMLLVVISAAGTYQAYTYSESVEFCGEICHVVMAPEYIAYQHSPHARVACASCHIGEGADWFVKAKISGSYQVYSVLFEKYHRPIATPLENLRPARETCEKCHWPSKFSSDKKLEKVYYPIDTTDAEPWMIQMDLKIGGGQSELGPTEGIHWHMNTANKVSYITTDKKRETIPWIKSTDLNGVTRIFRAIGFDMTDDELRKFEERKMDCIDCHNRPSHIYYPPFRTINDAMRAGTINASLPGIRGIASYAMTREFASSAEAKRRIPELIRAEYRASNPNILTERKSDIDKSIKQIVSIYSRNFFPEMKVNWKAYPNHIGHMYDLGCFRCHDNKHVSDDGRVLTNDCSLCHTIIKQGPISNPVSNIAGMEFQHPTDIDGAWKDVNCSDCHLGN, encoded by the coding sequence ATGCGAAAACTTCCGGACAGCGTGTACAATCCAATCAGTCTCATCGGCGCGACCATCGCGTTGGTGATGCTCGGCAGTATTCTCGTGTTTTTTCTGATGGACGTCATGGGATACACGCAATCGCCGTATCTCGGGATCTTCACCTACATGCTCCTCCCGGGGGTGATGGTCATGGGATTATTGCTCATCCCCGCAGGCATCTGGCTTGAAAAACGGCGCCAGCGAAAACACAAGGGCGAAGCTCGAAGATACATGGTGCTCGACCTGAACCAGAATCGGCACCGCACCGCTGTCATGGTGTTCACTGTCGGCACCATGCTCCTGGTCGTCATCTCCGCAGCCGGGACATATCAAGCCTATACGTATTCGGAATCCGTGGAATTTTGCGGCGAGATTTGTCATGTGGTCATGGCACCAGAGTACATCGCATATCAGCACTCTCCGCATGCGCGTGTCGCCTGCGCGAGTTGCCACATCGGTGAGGGAGCGGATTGGTTCGTCAAAGCCAAGATCAGCGGCTCCTATCAGGTGTACTCTGTTCTCTTTGAGAAATACCACCGTCCCATAGCGACGCCTCTGGAGAATCTGCGACCCGCAAGAGAAACCTGCGAGAAATGCCACTGGCCGAGCAAATTCTCGAGCGACAAGAAGCTGGAGAAGGTGTATTACCCGATCGACACCACTGATGCCGAGCCGTGGATGATTCAGATGGATCTGAAAATCGGCGGCGGCCAGAGCGAATTGGGCCCCACGGAAGGAATTCACTGGCACATGAATACCGCCAACAAGGTCTCCTATATCACCACGGATAAAAAGCGCGAGACGATTCCCTGGATCAAGAGTACCGATCTCAACGGCGTCACACGGATTTTCCGCGCGATCGGCTTCGACATGACCGACGATGAGCTTCGGAAATTCGAAGAGCGGAAAATGGATTGCATAGACTGTCACAACCGTCCTTCGCACATTTACTACCCGCCCTTCCGCACCATTAACGATGCCATGCGCGCCGGCACCATCAATGCGTCGCTGCCCGGTATCCGCGGCATTGCATCGTACGCTATGACGCGGGAATTCGCTTCGTCGGCGGAGGCGAAACGCAGAATACCGGAGTTGATTCGCGCCGAATATCGTGCATCGAATCCGAACATCCTGACAGAGCGCAAGAGCGATATTGATAAAAGCATCAAGCAAATCGTCAGCATCTATTCGCGCAACTTCTTCCCTGAAATGAAAGTCAACTGGAAGGCCTACCCCAATCATATCGGTCACATGTACGATCTCGGATGTTTCCGCTGTCACGATAACAAGCACGTGTCCGACGACGGGAGGGTGCTGACAAACGACTGCTCCCTCTGCCATACCATTATTAAGCAGGGGCCGATTTCCAATCCCGTTTCCAACATTGCAGGAATGGAATTCCAGCACCCCACCGACATCGACGGTGCGTGGAAAGACGTCAACTGTTCCGATTGTCATCTCGGAAATTGA
- a CDS encoding putative molybdenum carrier protein has protein sequence MPMHIVSGGQTGVDRAALDAAVECGLQSGGWCPRSRIAEDGTIPTQYLLRETPSHRYRQRTTWNVRDSDATLILIRSLPLRGGTLLTNDLAVWLQRPVFTGLLGATSPEMVLTWIEETGVKVLNIAGPRESSEPGIGAEAREFLRRLFQQYLRSQEPR, from the coding sequence GTGCCCATGCACATCGTGTCCGGAGGGCAGACAGGCGTCGACCGCGCGGCGCTCGATGCCGCCGTGGAATGCGGCCTGCAAAGCGGCGGATGGTGTCCGAGGAGCAGAATCGCGGAAGACGGCACCATCCCCACGCAATACCTGCTGCGTGAAACGCCTTCGCACCGATATCGGCAACGCACCACATGGAATGTCCGCGACTCCGACGCGACCCTTATCCTCATCCGTTCCCTGCCGCTCCGGGGTGGCACGCTGCTGACGAACGACCTCGCCGTCTGGCTTCAGCGTCCGGTATTCACGGGGCTGCTGGGAGCAACCTCGCCCGAAATGGTGCTGACATGGATAGAGGAGACAGGTGTGAAGGTACTCAATATCGCAGGGCCGCGTGAAAGCAGTGAGCCGGGTATAGGAGCGGAGGCCCGGGAATTCCTCCGACGGCTCTTTCAACAGTATCTCCGATCACAAGAACCGAGGTAG
- a CDS encoding cytochrome b/b6 domain-containing protein, with protein MACHSDTELSMERRGKPVSLYTNARVLQASPHAKLACVACHVGFSAEDIPHKERITPVQCTNCHKDAVRSHKFHSSMLLAARAKGTLESSCKDCHGTHNVQSTKNPSSPFHASNQMQTCGKCHEDAVRLYTASDHGKAYANKVKGAPTCITCHSSDITASTGMNPTDLKVVQEKLCLSCHLDNEDIRSRTSVSAGFIKAYDHSVHGIALHKGNGEAANCVDCHGAHEVARGGDPISLVSKRNIPTTCGACHDTIAEEFATSSHGTALARGVKDAPSCTDCHGEHTILSPSNPLSPVAPRNVSGKVCTPCHSSMQLSEKYGIARNRINTFEDSYHGLALKGGSLQVANCASCHGVHNILPSTDPRSLVHKDNLVETCGSCHPGANERFSQGTVHVQLDSAEEEPLLYWISTLYLILIFVIIGGMLLHNALDFYRKSKNNLKIRRGLMPSHHVQSHRLYVRMTLSERMQHLALMLSFWVLVLTGFMLRFPDAWWVRLINDFWAPAFDLRGVIHRYAAVVMVAASLYHTYYLAFTQRGRQLFMDLLPKISDATDAWAVLKYNLGFTTEKPKFGRFSYIEKSEYWALVWGTIVMAATGFFMWFDNYFMGIFGKLGYDIARVIHYYEAWLATLAIIVWHIYFVMFNPDVYPMNLAWIKGTLTEEEMQHEHALELEQIKKKEQSDEEEVEV; from the coding sequence ATGGCCTGCCACAGCGATACCGAGCTTTCCATGGAGCGCCGTGGCAAACCCGTATCGCTGTACACAAACGCCAGGGTCTTGCAGGCATCGCCGCATGCGAAGCTCGCCTGCGTTGCCTGTCACGTGGGCTTCAGCGCCGAGGACATTCCACACAAGGAACGCATCACTCCTGTGCAGTGCACCAACTGTCACAAGGATGCGGTGCGCAGTCACAAATTCCACTCTTCCATGCTCCTCGCCGCGCGTGCGAAGGGGACGCTGGAATCGAGCTGCAAGGATTGTCACGGGACGCACAATGTGCAATCCACAAAGAATCCTTCCTCTCCCTTTCATGCTTCGAATCAGATGCAGACCTGCGGGAAATGCCATGAGGATGCTGTGCGTCTTTACACGGCCTCCGATCACGGCAAGGCCTACGCCAACAAGGTCAAGGGCGCTCCGACCTGCATCACCTGCCATTCCAGCGATATAACGGCATCCACGGGCATGAATCCGACGGATCTGAAGGTTGTGCAGGAAAAACTCTGTCTCTCCTGCCATCTCGACAATGAAGATATTCGCTCCCGCACCTCCGTCAGCGCAGGTTTTATCAAGGCCTACGACCATAGCGTACACGGCATCGCGCTGCACAAGGGCAACGGTGAAGCCGCGAATTGTGTGGACTGCCACGGTGCTCATGAGGTGGCGCGCGGTGGCGATCCCATCTCTCTCGTAAGCAAAAGGAACATTCCGACCACATGCGGCGCCTGCCACGACACCATCGCCGAGGAATTCGCGACGAGTTCGCACGGCACCGCGCTTGCCCGCGGCGTGAAGGACGCTCCGTCCTGTACGGATTGTCATGGTGAGCACACCATCCTTTCCCCGTCGAATCCGCTGTCGCCCGTGGCGCCCCGCAACGTGTCCGGCAAGGTCTGTACGCCCTGCCATAGCTCGATGCAGCTCTCCGAGAAGTATGGTATCGCGCGCAACCGCATCAATACTTTCGAAGACAGCTATCACGGCCTGGCACTCAAAGGCGGTTCATTGCAGGTAGCGAACTGCGCATCATGCCACGGTGTCCACAATATCCTTCCCTCGACCGATCCCCGGTCACTGGTCCATAAGGATAATCTGGTCGAAACCTGCGGTTCCTGCCATCCCGGAGCGAATGAACGCTTCTCGCAGGGCACGGTACATGTGCAGCTCGACTCGGCGGAAGAAGAACCCCTTCTGTATTGGATCTCCACGCTGTACCTGATCCTGATTTTCGTCATCATCGGCGGCATGCTTCTGCACAACGCGCTGGATTTTTACAGAAAATCCAAAAACAACCTCAAGATCCGACGCGGCCTCATGCCCTCGCACCATGTGCAGTCGCACCGGCTCTACGTGCGCATGACGCTCAGCGAACGCATGCAGCATCTCGCCCTGATGTTGTCGTTCTGGGTGCTGGTGCTGACCGGCTTCATGCTCCGCTTCCCGGATGCCTGGTGGGTCAGACTTATCAACGACTTCTGGGCGCCGGCCTTCGATCTCCGGGGTGTGATTCACCGCTATGCCGCCGTGGTCATGGTTGCCGCGAGTCTCTATCACACCTACTATCTGGCGTTCACTCAGCGCGGCCGGCAGTTGTTTATGGATCTGTTGCCGAAGATCAGCGATGCGACTGACGCCTGGGCGGTACTCAAGTACAACCTTGGATTCACAACCGAAAAACCGAAGTTCGGTCGCTTCTCGTATATCGAGAAAAGCGAATACTGGGCACTTGTGTGGGGTACCATCGTGATGGCGGCGACGGGCTTCTTCATGTGGTTCGACAATTACTTCATGGGCATTTTCGGCAAGCTCGGCTACGATATCGCCCGCGTCATCCACTATTACGAAGCCTGGCTCGCCACGCTGGCCATCATCGTCTGGCACATTTACTTCGTCATGTTCAATCCTGACGTCTATCCGATGAATCTGGCCTGGATCAAGGGCACGCTCACGGAAGAGGAAATGCAGCACGAACATGCTCTCGAGCTGGAGCAAATCAAGAAGAAGGAACAATCCGACGAAGAAGAAGTCGAAGTGTAA